TTTCTCGGGGAGGTGTTGGAGCGCACTGGTGTGCAGTATGGGGCTTGGCTGTGTTACCGACGGGGTTGGTTGTTGGATCCCTCGGCGGACTGGGTCGGTCCCGTCTGGGCCCGATTGGGGTCGGTTGCAAAGGACGATGTTGAGCCATGGTTGGCCGATTTACTCAAGGTGCCTGATGTCTCTGTTGCCGCGGCCATCATCGTAAAGGATGAGGCTGATGGCATACGGCGGTGCGTGGAATCGTTGGACGGCGCAGTCGATGAGGTCGTCGTCGTGGATACGGGAAGCTCTGATGACACCGTGAATGTGCTACGTCAGCTTGGTTGTGACTTTTATACCTTCTCGTGGACGGGTAGTTTTGCTGAAGCGCGAAACTTCGCACTGGAGCACGTTAAGAGTGACTGGGTCCTGTGGATTGACGCGGATGAATGGCTTGAGCCCGCAGATGTTGATGCTCCCCACACAGTTGCGGGTCTGTATGGGTCTTTGGATCGTGCGTTGACGCTGCGCATCGTGCAGGTAAACGATGTTGGTGGGAGGCTCGAGCCTAATTTCGACATGTCTCGGATGCACCCGAATCGTTTTGGATTCCACTGGGAGGGGCGCATTCATGAGCAACTGGTTGCGGCGCCTGAGTATGCGGATGGTGAAGGGCGCATTCCACGATTGGCGGTAAATGTACGACTGAAGCACACTGGCTACCAGCCTGATGTCATGTTGGCGAAAGGAAAGCTGGAGCGCAATATCGGCTTGTTGAGGGCTGCTGTTCAAGATAATCCCGAGGATGTTGGTGCTTGGGGGTTTTTGGGTAGGGAGTTATTGTTCGCGGGCAGGACACAGGA
The sequence above is a segment of the Ferrimicrobium sp. genome. Coding sequences within it:
- a CDS encoding glycosyltransferase encodes the protein MGESSFEEVGRVRNLILEGEYSRARQELQAILERDPRFAQAWVFLGEVLERTGVQYGAWLCYRRGWLLDPSADWVGPVWARLGSVAKDDVEPWLADLLKVPDVSVAAAIIVKDEADGIRRCVESLDGAVDEVVVVDTGSSDDTVNVLRQLGCDFYTFSWTGSFAEARNFALEHVKSDWVLWIDADEWLEPADVDAPHTVAGLYGSLDRALTLRIVQVNDVGGRLEPNFDMSRMHPNRFGFHWEGRIHEQLVAAPEYADGEGRIPRLAVNVRLKHTGYQPDVMLAKGKLERNIGLLRAAVQDNPEDVGAWGFLGRELLFAGRTQDAITALYRAETLSREFSWYARGSEVRVLLVEALLKEERIEEARAVANRGVAVNPEFPGIWYAKGRVDLVAMTKLLASARQAFDRAQSTSVTYRGMVSFDSLIPRWRAKAGAADTARFSGDLVTAKRIYEELLKTEPGLSAVRTQVERINQQARALCAGLGADDELSTPTDDGQGGS